The genomic segment CCCGGTCCGGAGCTTCTGCGGATGGTTCATGTCGATTCTTCCGTTCAATGCGTTGCCGGCTTCCGCGGCGGCACTACCCAAGCGCTCGCCGCGCTGCGCCGATTCGTTCGCGCGCGCCTGGCGCATTACAAAGACGATCGCAATCATCCCGAGCTCGATGCGACCAGCCAGCTCTCGCCGTATCTTCACTTCGGTCAGATCGGACCGCATACCGTGGCGCTCGCCGTGCGCGATGCCGATGCGCCCGCGGGAGATCGCGATGCGTTCCTCGAAGAAATGATCGTGCGCCGCGAGCTTGCGATTAACTTCGTGCGCTTCAATCCGCGCTTTAGATCGATTGCGAGCTCGGAGCCGTGGGCGATGCGCACGATCGCCGAGCACGCGCGCGATCCGCGGCCGTGTCGCTACAACGAGCGCCAGCTCGAAAACGCCGAGACTTACGATCCGCTGTGGAACGCCGCGCAGCGTCAGATGGTCCGCACCGGATGGATGCACGGCTACATGCGGATGTACTGGGCGAAGAAGATTCTCGAATGGAGCCGCAGCGCCGGCGACGCGTATCAAATCGCAGTACGACTCAACGATCGCTACGAGCTCGACGGCCGCGACCCCAACGGCTACGCCGGAATCGCATGGGCGATCGGCGGCAAGCACGATCGCGCGTGGGGACCCGAGCGCCCCATCTACGGTAAGATTCGCTACATGTCGTTTCAGAGCACCTCGCGCAAGTTCGGTTCACGCGCCTACATTGAACAATGGCGCGACTGACTACATCACGCTCGGCGGAGCGCACAATCAGAATCGGCGTATCGGCGTGTCTGCTTGGCGAAGAAGTGCGCTTCGATGGCGGACATAAGCGCGACGATTTCCTGGTCGATATGCTGGGGCCGTTCGTCGAGTTCGTTACTGTATGCCCCGAGCTCGAGGCGGGGCTCGGCGTGCCGCGCGAATCGCTGAGGCTCGAGCGCGACGGCGATCGGGTGAAGATGATCGGCAACAAATCCCGCACCGATCGCACCGCGCTGATGGAACGGTTCGCCACCCGCCGCACGGACGAACTCGACGCGGAGGATCTCTGCGGTTACGTGCTGAAGAAAAACTCGCCGAGCTGTGGGATGGAGCGCGTGCGCATCTATGCCAATTCGGGGATGCCTTCGCGTGATGGCGTCGGCATTTTCGCCGCGGCGCTCATGAGGCGCTTTCCGAATTTGCCGATCGAAGAGGAAGGGCGGCTCAACGAGCCCCGCCTGCGCGAGAATTTCATCGAGCGGATCTTCGCGTATCGACGGCTGCGATCATTTTTTGCCTCGCGATGGACGCTCGGCGGCCTCGTTGGCTTCCATACGGCGCACAAGCTCGTGCTGATGGCGCATTCGCCGCAGGCCTATTCGGAACTCGGTCGCTTCGTCGCGAATGCGAAGCAAATTTCACGCGCCGAGGTGCGCGAACATTACATCGGCAACACGATGGCCGCGCTCAGCAAGCCTGCGACCCGCGCCCGTCACGTCAACGTGCTGCAGCACATGGCCGGCTACCTGCGCGAGCATCTCGATTCACCCGCGCGCGCCGAGCTCGCCGAATTGATCGACGACTACCGCAACGGCCTCGTGCCGCTCGTCGTGCCGCTAACTATGCTCCGGCACTACGTGCACCGCTTCGATATCGCCTACCTGCGCGGCCAGGTTTACCTCGATCCACATCCCAAGGAGCTGATGCTCCGCAACCATGTGTGAGACCTAATTTTCGTGAAGGGCGCGCAGCGCGAGGCCACGGGCGACTGAGGTGAATTCGTTGCCCATTCTGATTCGGTCGGCGCCGAAGCGGTTGGTGAAGATTCGGCGCACGGCGGGGACGAACGACGATCCGCCGGTGAGGAATACGCTATCGATTTTTTCGGGCGCGACGGCGGTGCTTGCGATCAAGCGATCGACGCATCCCGCGATGTCTTCGAGGTAGCGCGCGATCCATTTTTCAAATTCGGGCCGCGCAACTGTGGCAACGATCTCGATCGGTCCGTCGCGGAACTCGAAGCCCGCTGATTCGAGATCCGAAAGCGCGAGCTTGGTCTGCTCGACCGATCGAAAGAGGTAATAGCCGAGATCGTAGTCAACCACGCGGATGAACGCGGCGATCTTGTCGGGCTCGAGCGACTGATGCTTCAGGTCTTCGAGCTTCGCCATCGTAATCGGCGCTTTCAGGATCGACAGGTAGTGCCATCGCTCGAGCCGCGTGTATGGCCATGTCGGCGCGGGCAGCACGACACCGTACGGAGTCTTATAGCGGCTGCCGCGTCCGAGCGCCGGCGCAACCAGGTAGCGCATGATGCGGCCATCGAAAGCGTCGCCCGCGATCGCGACGCCGTCGTTGCCAAGAATTTCGTAGCGTGGCGGCGCGGCCGCTCCAGAAGCGGGTGCCAGCTTGAGCAGTGAAAAATCGCTCGTGCCGCCGCCAAAGTCTCCGATGAGAACGACCTCTTCGCGCCCGATGCGCATCGCGTAGTCATACGCTGCAGCGACGGGCTCGTACTCGAAGATCACGTCATCCCATCCCGCGCGGCGCACGGCTACATCGAGGCGGCTGCGCGCGAGACTGTCATCAGCAGTAACCGAGGACGCGAAGTTCACCGGCCGTCCCACGACTACGCGCGGCGGCAGCTTGCCGAACTGCGCGATCGCGGCGTCGCGCAACGAGTTCAGGATCGGCGCAATGAGATCGCCGAGCGCGTAGGTCTCGCCCATGATATCAGTGCTGTCGAAAGTCCGATCGGCAAGAAATGACTTGAGCGATTGGATGAGACGGCCCTGGCCTCCCGCTTGGAGATAGCGCCGGATCGCATCATTGCCCACCGCGAGCGGCGCCTCGGTGCCGCCGGTTTCCTCGATCGCCTCGAAGAAGAGGATCGAGCGGAAGGTGTCGGCCATCGCCCGCGCATCGGCGGTGCGAAAGCTCGCCAGCCGCGGCTCGCCCGACCCGTCGATGATCGCAATCGCGCTGTTGGTGGTGCCGAAATCGACGCCGACCGCGCGCACCTCAGTACTCATTTTCGTGGTACCTCATCCAACCAGCGTTGCGGCGCGTTGAATCGTTGTCAACGTGGAGCTTTCCGCATATACTTGCCAAAGCATGAGGATGACGACCGGAATCGTCATCGCGAACGGAACGGACGAGGCAACTCGTCCGTTTTTGTTTTCGGCAGCTTCATCGCGCCGGCGGTTTCTGCGAGACTTGGGCGTGGCCCTCACGGCCGCGCGATTTTGATGAAGCTTAAAATCTCACTGATACCATTACTATTGAGCGGAGTGCTGATGCTCGCGGCTGCGGGGTGCGGCGAAGTGCAGGGCGACGACTATAAGCCCGTGCCGATGTCGGCGTCGAAGAGCGTGATTTACATCTACCGCCCGTGGCACTTCCTCGGTTCGGGAAATTCACCGATGGTCACCTGCGGGCACGATAGTATCGAGCTCGAGGCCGGCGGCTATCACACCTTCTACAACGACGCGGGTCCGGTAACCTGCACCGCGGGAGGCACCGCCAGTCCGCTTCAATTCACCGCCGAGCCCGACGGCGCCTACTACGTGCGCGAGGAGTATGGCAGCAACGGCCAGGTTCATCTCGCCGTGGTCGATACTGATCTCGCGAAGGGCGAGATCAAGGAATGCCGCCTGCAATCGGTCGCGCAAGCGCCGAGCGCGCAATGAGGAGAGAATTCGCATGCCGCGTATCGTGAGCCTGCTGCCAAGTGCGACCGAGATCGTATGCGCGCTGGGATTCGAAAACGATCTCGTCGGACGCTCGCACGAATGCGATTTCCCCGTATCAGTGGCGCGGCTGCCCGTACTGACGGAGCCCAAGTTCAAGCCCCAGGGCTCGAGCGCGCAGATCGATCGCGATGTGAAGCGAATCGTCGCCGATGCGCTCGCGGTCTACCGCGTAGACGCAGACAAGTTGCGCGCGCTGCGCCCTGACGCGATCGTCACGCAATCGCAATGCGAGGTGTGCGCCGTAAACGAGAGCGAGGTGCAGGAGGCGGTCGCCGATTGGATCGGCGCGCCGCCGAAGATCGTATCGCTTAAGCCCTACGGGCTCGCCGACTTGTTCAATGACATGCAGTACGTGGCGGATGCGCTCGACGCACATCAGCGCGGCGTCGATTTGACTCAGCGCCTGCGCACGCGGATGGCCGATATCGCGGCCAAGGCACAGCACACCAAATCGCGCCCGTCGCTTGCGACGATCGAATGGCTCGATCCGTTGATGGCGGCGGCGAACTGGATGCCCGAGCTCATCGAGCAGGCGGGCGGCGTCAACCTGTTCGGCCAGCCGGGCGAGCATTCGCCCAAGATGACGTTCGACGAATTCGCGGCGAAGGATCCCGATGCGATCCTGATCTCACCCTGCGGCTTTCCGATCGCGCGCACGATGGACGAAACCGATACACTCACGCGGCGCGAAGGATGGGCAACGCTGCGTGCGGTGCGCGAGGGCAGAGTCTTCGTCGCCGACGGCAATCAGTATTTCAATCGCCCGGGACCGCGAATCGTCGATTCGCTCGAAATTCTCGCCGAGATTATCCATCCCGAAATTTTCAGCTTCGGTCACGAAGGCTCCGGCTGGCGCCGGCTCTAGCCGCCGTTCTTTTTCGCGAGATAAGCGAGTCCGGCCTTCATCGGCGTGAGCTGAATTTTGAAGTCTGCGACGAGCGGCGCGATGTTGCAGGCGTTGTCTGCGGTGACGAACGTGACCGCGTCGCGTGACAGCATTGGCTTCGGCAGCTTTTCAGCGATTGCGCCGAACGCGCGCATGAGAGTTTCAGGAACATGGATGATTGGCCGGTGAATGCCGCTGGCTTCCATCACGGCCTTCATCATCTCATCGAAAGTTATCAGGTCGGGGCCTCCCACATCGTAACTCTCGTTCGCACCTTTGCCCGTGAACGCAAGTGCAACGCAGGCCGCGAGATCGTCGACGAGCACGGGCTGCACCTTCTGCTGCCCAGTGCCGGGAACGGGAAAGATCGGCGCGAGACGCATCGCCTTGACGAAACCGTTGAGCACCTTGTCTTCCGGTCCGTAAACGAGCGACGGGCGGAAAATCGTGTAGGTCAAACCCGATTCGCGGATCGCGCGCTCTGCCAGCCCCTTGGCGCGAAAGCCGGGATGAAGGCTCGTCTCGTCGGCCGCCGCGCCGCTTATGTAGATGAACTGCGCGATGTTCTCCGCCTTGGCGGCATCGAGCAGCGCGACCGTGCCGGCGAAGTCGACACGCTCGAACGTAAGCCCGCGCGAGGGATTCTCTACCGGATAACCGTCGAACTGCGTCGCATTCACGACCGTAGTCGCGCCCGCGAGCGCGTCGCGCAGCGACGCCGACACCGTCACGTCGCCCTTCACGAACTCGGCGTTGGGTATCGTGATTTGTGCGCGCGCCTGGTCGGGATTGCGTGAGAGTATTCGCACTCGCGTGCCCGGCAATGAGGAAAGTCGCCGCGCGATTGCGCGGCCGATGAATCCCGATCCCCCCGCGATCGCAACCAGTCTGTGCTCCATGGAACCTCGTGTGGAAACGAGGCTACCTCGCCAGCGTGGCCGGGAGAAGCCTTAGAAGCTGCGCCAGTTCGAATCGAACGCGGCGCGAGTCAGCAGCTCACCGCGACCGCGACGCGCATCATCGCGGCGATTTGTGACGATCGCCTCGCCGCGCGAGATTGTCATAGCGGGCCAGCCCGTGACCTCGAAGCCTTCGAACGGATCGTAGTCGGCACGGGAGTGCATCTCGGGACTGTGCACCGTCACCTTGCGGTTCGGATCAAAAATGACGAGGTCGGCGTCCGCGCCTTCGACGATTGCGCCCTTGCGCGGGTAGAGCCCGAAAATGCGCGCAGGATTAGTCGCGACGAGATCGACCATCCGCTCGAGCGAGATACGGCCCTTCGCAACGCCCTCGGAATAAAGCATCGGCACGAGAGTTTCGAGGTTCGACATCCCCGGCATCACGCGCGTGAAGCGATTGGCCGAGCGCTTGTGACCGAGCGTCCAACTGCAATGATCGGTCGCGACGACATCGACGGTGCCGTCCGCGAGCGCTTCCCAGATTGCCTCGCGATGCTCCTCGGTGCGCAGCGGAGGATAGCCGACATAGCGCGCGCCATCCGGCTCATGGAACCGCTCTTCGGTGAGATAGAGATAGATTGGCCGCGTTTCGGCGAGGACGGCGCGGCCGTTGGAGCGCGCCGCGCGAATCGCGGCGATCGCATCGCGCGACGAGAGATGCACGAAGTATGCGGGGGCGCCGCCCGCCACCTGCGTCATCGCCAGCGCACGCTTCACCGCCGCGCCCTCGACAATCGGCGGGCGGCTGGCGGGAAAATGCTCGACGCTCTGCTTGCCGGCCCGCAGCAGCATCTCGGTGCAGTAGCCGATAAGATTTTCGTCCTCGGCGTGAATCGTCAGCAGCGCGCCCGCTTCGCCCGCGGTTCGAAAGGCGCGCAGGAAGTCTCTCGCGCGCGCCTCGAAGTTCATCATCATGAAGATCTTGAAACTGGTGAAGCCGCGCTCGACCATCCGCGGAATCTCGGCGATCGCTTCGGGCGTCGGATCGAGCAGCGCGATATGAAACCCGTAGTCGATAACGGCGCGGCCTTCCGCCTTCGCCTGCCATTTCTCGATCGCGCCCGCGAGCGTGCCGCCCTGGGCCTGGAAAGCGTAGTCGATGATCGACGTCACGCCTCCAGCCGCGGCCGCGACGGTGCCTGACTCGAAGTCATCGATCGTGTGGAGATTGAACATCTCGGCGTCGAGATGCGTATGCGGATCGACGGCGCCCGGCAGCAGCAGCATCCCCCGCGCATCGATCGTTTTTGCCGTCGCGCCGAGCGATCCCGGCGCTCCGATCTTCGCGATCGTGCCACCACTGATCGCCACGTCGGCCAACGACGATCCCGCGCGCGTCACAACCGTCGCGCCGGTTATCGCGAGATCGAACGCCGCGGGCGCGCTCACTTAGCGTTTCCTCTTTCTAACCTTAGAGCCGATTTGGCGTACGACGTTGCGGCGCCGGCGCCGTTTTTCTTCGAGGCGAACCTCGGGCTGAGGTGCGGTGGCGGCAGCTTGTTCGGAATACTGCGTCAGGCTGAAGCGCGAAACTTCCGGCGGGCAATTGATGCGGATGCGCAGCCAGAAAGTGCCGAGGCCGCGATTGGTGTAGATGTAAAAATCCTCGTAGCGATTGAGTCCCGAATAGAACTGCTTGCCGATCTTGAGAATCGACTTGAGCGGCGAGCCGTAAAACGGAATTCGCACCACGCCACCGTGGGTGTGCCCGGATAGCATCACGCCCGGTTTCAGGTGACGCGCATAGAGAGCAGTGTCGGGATTGTGCGCGAGCACGATCGTGGCGTCGTCGGCGCCGACATTGGCAAACGCGCGCGCGGGTTCAGCCCGCCGCGACCACAGGTCATCGATTCCGACGATCACTAGTTCCTCGCCGCGCAGCCTGAGCCGGCGGCTCTCGTTAATGAGAACATCAGCGTTCGAATGCTTGAGCGTGGTCGCTATCTGATCGGCGGATGACCAGTGGTCATGATTGCCCAGGATCGCGAACACGCCGAGGCGCGGCTTCAAGTGCCGCAGCGAATCGCGAAACTCGCCGAGATAGCGGCGCATCGTGTCAGGCCCGGAAAAGTAGTCGCCGGTCAGAAAAACGAAGTCCGGATGCTCCTGGTTGATCGCTTCGACCGCGCCATGTAGGCGCGCCACGTCTTCATCGCGATCGAGATGAAAATCGCTGATCTGGCAGGCGACGACGCCGCTCAGCGCTTCGGGTAATTCGCGGACCGGCAGCGCGATCTCGGAGACCAACACGTTGTCGATCGTGCGCCGCCACATGCGATGTAGCGGACGCAACGCGAGGGGCGGTTTGCGGCGCGGCACGGCCTGAGTGGCGCGCCGAGGCCGCTCATCCTGCGGTTCGTGTTTCCTTAAGCCCGCGGTGGACATCACAATCAGCCTATCAGAATAGCTCGATCAGGCGTCGAAAGGTACTCACTTCAATGACGCGACCTTCGACCATCTCGATTTCCTCGTGCTCGAGGTCCCAGGTATGGGGATGCGGGATGTAGACCGCGCGCAGGCCGGCTTTGACGGCGGGATTGATGTCGGAGCGCGGGCTGTTGCCGATCATGAAGGTTTCTTCGCAATCGAGATTCGCTTCCTGCACCAGGCGCTGATAGGCCTCGACGTCTTTTTCGCGCGGCGTCTCGACCCGATCGAACAGATGGCCGAGCTTGGAGCGGTCGAGCTTGCGCAACTGCTCGTCGCGCTGACCCTTGGTGAACATCATCAGGCGATGGCGCTTGGCGAGATCCTTCACGGTGGGTTCGACGCCGGGCAATAGCTCGCAATGCCGCTCCATCAGATTCGCGCCGATTCGTTCGATCTCATCGCGAAGCCCGGAGTCGTCATCTCCCTGCGTCATATCAGAGGCCGCGCGATGGAGCGCGAGAATATAGGGACGGCGGCCGTAACCGTGCGATTTGATCAGCTCGAGCTCGGCTTTGCGGACGGCGTCGTGAATCTTGATTCGATCGAGCGGAAGCCCGGCGTCGATGACCGCCGCCGCGAATTCGTCGAAGGCTTCAAGGAAATGAATATTCGAGTCCCAGAGCGTGTCGTCAGCATCGAAGATTAGATTCAAACGTGAGGCGCCAAATGAGCCCATCGCTCTTTGATCCTAACCCCATCCGGCAACCGTGGCAAATTTTAAGAATCAGCCGCCGCCGGCCGGCAGGATCATCAATGCTCCCGTAGAAGGGTTACGCCCGACGTAAACCTCGGTTTCGTAGACGCGGCGCAGGTTGTCGGCGGTGAGAATTTCGGCCGGCGGACCGCATCCCACGGCCGCGCCGTCTTTCATGAGCATTACGCGATCAGCATATATCGCCGCGGCGTTCAGATCGTGCATCGTGGCGACGACCGACATCGCGCGCGCCGCGCACAACTCGCGGAACACCGTCATGATTTCGGCCACGTGCTTCAGATCGAGAAACGCTGTCGGCTCATCGAGCAGCGTCACGCGCGGTTCCTGTGCCACGGCTCGCGCGAGGAAAACCCGCTTGCGCTCACCGCCGGAGAGTTCCTGGATATGGCGATGCGCAAATGGCTCGAGATCGAAGCGCGCCAGCGCGGCGCTCGCGATTTCGAGATCGCGCGGCGATTCGAAATGAAACGCGCCAAGATGCGGCGCGCGGCCCATCAAGACGACTTCGAGCACCGAGAATCGAAATGCGACGGCGTTCTCCTGGTTGACGACGGCGACGCTGCGCGCGAGCTCGCGGCGATCGAAGGCGTCGAGCGAGCGGCCGAGCAGCTCGACCTTGCCCGACGCGGGACGCATCGCACCGCCGAGGACTTTCAGCAGGGTCGATTTGCCAGCGCCGTTGGGGCCCACGATTGCGAGCATTTCTCCTGCGCTCACTTCGAGTGAAATCGCGCGCAACACATCGATATCGCCGTAGCCGGCGCGGATGCTTTCGGCGCGCAGCGCTGGCGTGGGATTCATAGCGAAAACGGCCGGCGGCTCTCGCGCCGCAGCATCAGGATGAAGAACGGACCGCCGCAGAGCGCCGTGATCGCACCGACGGGAATTTCGGCGGGAGCGATCACGATACGCGCGAGGAGATCCGCGGCGACCATGAATGCCGCCCCGCCGATCAGCGAGGCGGGCAGCAGCAGCCGATGATCGGAGCCGAACGCCAGGCGCAAGGTATGCGGCACGATCAGCCCGACGAAGGTAATAATTCCGCTCACCGAAACAGCCGCACCGATCATGATCGAGGTCGCAAAGAACGTGAGCCGCCGTAGGCGATCCACATTGACCCCAAGCTCCGCCGCGGATTCGTCGCCGAGCGCGAGCAGATTCATATCGCGCGCGTGGAACATAAGAACCGCGAAACCGACGAGGCCGAGCGCGGAAACGATCGCGACTTCGCTGTAGGTCGGCGCCTCGAGACTGCCCATCAGCCAAAAGAGGATGCTGTGCGTGAAATAAAAGTTCACCACGCTGTTCACGAGCATGATCGCCGCGCCCCAGAACGCGTTGAAGATCACGCCGCAGAGCAGGAGCGTCAGCGGATCGAGCTGACCGTCAACGAGCGCGAGGCGATAGACGGCGAGCGTCGAGAGCAGCGCCGCGCCGAATGCGAATAGCGGCACGACGGCCTCGCCACCGCCCAGCCGCGAGAACATCACGAGCGCGACGATCGCGCCAAG from the Candidatus Binataceae bacterium genome contains:
- a CDS encoding DUF523 and DUF1722 domain-containing protein; the encoded protein is MARLTTSRSAERTIRIGVSACLLGEEVRFDGGHKRDDFLVDMLGPFVEFVTVCPELEAGLGVPRESLRLERDGDRVKMIGNKSRTDRTALMERFATRRTDELDAEDLCGYVLKKNSPSCGMERVRIYANSGMPSRDGVGIFAAALMRRFPNLPIEEEGRLNEPRLRENFIERIFAYRRLRSFFASRWTLGGLVGFHTAHKLVLMAHSPQAYSELGRFVANAKQISRAEVREHYIGNTMAALSKPATRARHVNVLQHMAGYLREHLDSPARAELAELIDDYRNGLVPLVVPLTMLRHYVHRFDIAYLRGQVYLDPHPKELMLRNHV
- a CDS encoding Hsp70 family protein is translated as MSTEVRAVGVDFGTTNSAIAIIDGSGEPRLASFRTADARAMADTFRSILFFEAIEETGGTEAPLAVGNDAIRRYLQAGGQGRLIQSLKSFLADRTFDSTDIMGETYALGDLIAPILNSLRDAAIAQFGKLPPRVVVGRPVNFASSVTADDSLARSRLDVAVRRAGWDDVIFEYEPVAAAYDYAMRIGREEVVLIGDFGGGTSDFSLLKLAPASGAAAPPRYEILGNDGVAIAGDAFDGRIMRYLVAPALGRGSRYKTPYGVVLPAPTWPYTRLERWHYLSILKAPITMAKLEDLKHQSLEPDKIAAFIRVVDYDLGYYLFRSVEQTKLALSDLESAGFEFRDGPIEIVATVARPEFEKWIARYLEDIAGCVDRLIASTAVAPEKIDSVFLTGGSSFVPAVRRIFTNRFGADRIRMGNEFTSVARGLALRALHEN
- a CDS encoding cobalamin-binding protein; translated protein: MPRIVSLLPSATEIVCALGFENDLVGRSHECDFPVSVARLPVLTEPKFKPQGSSAQIDRDVKRIVADALAVYRVDADKLRALRPDAIVTQSQCEVCAVNESEVQEAVADWIGAPPKIVSLKPYGLADLFNDMQYVADALDAHQRGVDLTQRLRTRMADIAAKAQHTKSRPSLATIEWLDPLMAAANWMPELIEQAGGVNLFGQPGEHSPKMTFDEFAAKDPDAILISPCGFPIARTMDETDTLTRREGWATLRAVREGRVFVADGNQYFNRPGPRIVDSLEILAEIIHPEIFSFGHEGSGWRRL
- a CDS encoding NAD(P)H-binding protein — its product is MEHRLVAIAGGSGFIGRAIARRLSSLPGTRVRILSRNPDQARAQITIPNAEFVKGDVTVSASLRDALAGATTVVNATQFDGYPVENPSRGLTFERVDFAGTVALLDAAKAENIAQFIYISGAAADETSLHPGFRAKGLAERAIRESGLTYTIFRPSLVYGPEDKVLNGFVKAMRLAPIFPVPGTGQQKVQPVLVDDLAACVALAFTGKGANESYDVGGPDLITFDEMMKAVMEASGIHRPIIHVPETLMRAFGAIAEKLPKPMLSRDAVTFVTADNACNIAPLVADFKIQLTPMKAGLAYLAKKNGG
- the hydA gene encoding dihydropyrimidinase; protein product: MSAPAAFDLAITGATVVTRAGSSLADVAISGGTIAKIGAPGSLGATAKTIDARGMLLLPGAVDPHTHLDAEMFNLHTIDDFESGTVAAAAGGVTSIIDYAFQAQGGTLAGAIEKWQAKAEGRAVIDYGFHIALLDPTPEAIAEIPRMVERGFTSFKIFMMMNFEARARDFLRAFRTAGEAGALLTIHAEDENLIGYCTEMLLRAGKQSVEHFPASRPPIVEGAAVKRALAMTQVAGGAPAYFVHLSSRDAIAAIRAARSNGRAVLAETRPIYLYLTEERFHEPDGARYVGYPPLRTEEHREAIWEALADGTVDVVATDHCSWTLGHKRSANRFTRVMPGMSNLETLVPMLYSEGVAKGRISLERMVDLVATNPARIFGLYPRKGAIVEGADADLVIFDPNRKVTVHSPEMHSRADYDPFEGFEVTGWPAMTISRGEAIVTNRRDDARRGRGELLTRAAFDSNWRSF
- a CDS encoding metallophosphoesterase gives rise to the protein MPRRKPPLALRPLHRMWRRTIDNVLVSEIALPVRELPEALSGVVACQISDFHLDRDEDVARLHGAVEAINQEHPDFVFLTGDYFSGPDTMRRYLGEFRDSLRHLKPRLGVFAILGNHDHWSSADQIATTLKHSNADVLINESRRLRLRGEELVIVGIDDLWSRRAEPARAFANVGADDATIVLAHNPDTALYARHLKPGVMLSGHTHGGVVRIPFYGSPLKSILKIGKQFYSGLNRYEDFYIYTNRGLGTFWLRIRINCPPEVSRFSLTQYSEQAAATAPQPEVRLEEKRRRRRNVVRQIGSKVRKRKR
- a CDS encoding HAD family hydrolase encodes the protein MGSFGASRLNLIFDADDTLWDSNIHFLEAFDEFAAAVIDAGLPLDRIKIHDAVRKAELELIKSHGYGRRPYILALHRAASDMTQGDDDSGLRDEIERIGANLMERHCELLPGVEPTVKDLAKRHRLMMFTKGQRDEQLRKLDRSKLGHLFDRVETPREKDVEAYQRLVQEANLDCEETFMIGNSPRSDINPAVKAGLRAVYIPHPHTWDLEHEEIEMVEGRVIEVSTFRRLIELF
- a CDS encoding heme ABC transporter ATP-binding protein, whose translation is MNPTPALRAESIRAGYGDIDVLRAISLEVSAGEMLAIVGPNGAGKSTLLKVLGGAMRPASGKVELLGRSLDAFDRRELARSVAVVNQENAVAFRFSVLEVVLMGRAPHLGAFHFESPRDLEIASAALARFDLEPFAHRHIQELSGGERKRVFLARAVAQEPRVTLLDEPTAFLDLKHVAEIMTVFRELCAARAMSVVATMHDLNAAAIYADRVMLMKDGAAVGCGPPAEILTADNLRRVYETEVYVGRNPSTGALMILPAGGG
- a CDS encoding iron ABC transporter permease, translated to MSASPIPKLKVNEPARSPMRTHDLSRAHLTRGRMFAILGSLIAILAACALIAVSFGSVHISLLRAISDPSSPDHAIFFAARLPRVLMGIAIGAVLASVGAALQALVRNPLAEGGILGISGGGALGAIVALVMFSRLGGGEAVVPLFAFGAALLSTLAVYRLALVDGQLDPLTLLLCGVIFNAFWGAAIMLVNSVVNFYFTHSILFWLMGSLEAPTYSEVAIVSALGLVGFAVLMFHARDMNLLALGDESAAELGVNVDRLRRLTFFATSIMIGAAVSVSGIITFVGLIVPHTLRLAFGSDHRLLLPASLIGGAAFMVAADLLARIVIAPAEIPVGAITALCGGPFFILMLRRESRRPFSL